In the Brettanomyces nanus chromosome 1, complete sequence genome, TTCATGAACAGGTTGCTATTGTCAGAGAACGTGAACGTGCTAAGGCCATTAGGCGCCATGTACTCGACCCTACCAATATCGACGACAATTTAATAGAGGCTATTCATATCTGCACCAAAGAGTGTGGACGTATGCTCTCTTGCAGTAAACATCGCTGTCATGCCACATGCCATGCTGGCAAGTGTCCTCCATGTCTAGAGTCTTCTTCAGAAGATCTTGCTTGCAATTGCGGCAAAACCATCCTACTAGCACCTGTAAGATGCGGCACGAAGTTACCTCTATGCCCCTATCCATGCCAGAGACCAAAGACTTGTGATCATCCTCCTGAAAACCATCCTTGCCATCTTGATGATGTATCATGCCCTCCTTGTACTGTGCTAGTAACCAAGTCATGCCAATGTGAGAAGCATGTATCCGTGAAGAATGTTCTTTGCTCTCAGAAAGTGGTTTCTTGTGGTAAAGTGTGCGGAAACCTGCTTCCATGCGGAGTGCATCATTGCTTAAAGGTGTGCCACCTTTCCGGTCAATGCCAACAGAAATGCACTCAGAAATGCGGGGAAGTACTCTCTTGTGGACATAAATGCCATCAAAAGTGCCACGCTCCCACACCTTGCAATCCAAAGATCCCTTGCCGAGTTATGGTGGATGTTAGCTGCTCATGTGGCAGAAGAGAGGCTCAAATTATGTGCTTTGAGCATGCAAAAGGGAAGAAATTGGAATGTGATGATGAATGTCTTCGTGAACAACGTAACAACACTCTTTTTGCTGCGTTCAATTTAGGTGATAGCAAAACCGAAGGGCCCCTTACTCTGGTTTCTCCGGAATTACTTGCCCAGAGATTGGCTGTTGATAATACCTACACACCCGAGGTATTAGCTCTCTATTCTAAGCAACCAGTCTGGTGTACCAGTATAGAATTGATTTTCAGTAACCTTGTGTTGGGAAAGTTGAGCCGGAATTCACACCATTTCTCCCCAATGAAAATGGTCCAACGCCAATTTGTCCACGAGTTGGCTGACGCTTACAATGTGTTTTCAGAATCCCAAGACCCAGAACCTAAGAGGTCTGTTTTTGTCAAGACTTCGAAAGAGAGTCGTCGACCTACgctttctttgaaagaatccCTCACGGTAATGAGACAAGTGAAGCAggtcgaagaagaaaaagcaaaGCACCAACAGCTTGTGTATGCTCTCAGTGAGCGCCAGAACAGCCAACCTCCAGAGGAGAGGGAACACTACAATGCCCTAGCAATTAGAGACGTCTTTTTTGGGATTACAAGAGAcaaattggaagaggctACCAACGATTTATGGCAGGATCGTACTGTTCTCACCAAAATACAGAACTGCGAGCTAAAATGGATTCCGGACAATACATTTGTGTTTTATAGTGATAGTTACCAGGAGAAAAGCCGAGTGGAAGAGGCAGAATTAGAGATTCTCTGCGACTTATTTGAGAGAAGGTTGAAGGAAAGAAATCTTGCCATGAGATGCTGTCTTGCAAGAATAGACGACACCGCCAGCATCGTATACGAATTCAAGGGGGAAAACaatagagagagaagaacgTTAAAAAATGACCATGATGGCTATGACGACGAAGCACCATCGGAATTGCAAGATGAAAAACCTATAGACAAATCCTCCTTCGACTGGTGGTAAATGCATTATTCGTATTTATGTACATAAATTAATAAGTTTTAACCCCACATTCTTAGTGGAGCAGATGTAATCTGTAATCTTAAACTTGACTCTTTGCATGcttattcttcatcattcttTATGATCCCTCACCTATCGCCGCGGTGTCAATCAAGAAGTTCTAGCATTTCTTTGGCTAGTAGTCCCCTCATAGACCCACAGAATCTACACCAGCATGATACACTGTCCGGGCGCATGAGAAACCATTGGAACAAGGCCTCGAGCTCAGTGCTATCTTCGGATACCGGAGATTCCCAATCTACATCCACTGTCCTCGAAGTACAAAACCCAAATCTATCTCTTCTAGTTCTCATGTTAACGTTTGTGGCGTCGATTTCTGGATTTGTTTTTGGCTTCGATACAGGTTATATCTCTTCAGTTCTGGTGATGATCGGTAAGGACTTAGACGGAAGGTATTTAACTATAGAGGAAAAAGAATGGATTTCGTCATCCACATCGTTGGGTGCCTTTTTTGCATCTTTATTTGCTGGAATTATGGCTGATACGCTTGGTCGAAAGCCCTCTGTCATGTTATGCGACTTGCTTTTCGCTGTTGGTGCTTTAATCCAGTTTTTCTGTGGACACATCTCCTGGATGATCGCCGGTCGATTTATCATGGGCTGTGGTGTGGGCATTGGATCATTAACGGCCCCGTTGTATATTTCCGAGCTTTCTCCTAGTAAGTTTAGGGGACGTCTTGTGACCATAAATTGTTTAGCAATCACCGGCGGCCAGCTCATTGCTTACGCAGTCGGAGCTGGATTCTCACATACGACTTCTGGCTGGAGATATACTGTGGCACTTTCTTTGGTACCGTGCATACTACAATTCATTTCGTTGCTATTTCTTCCTGACACTCCACGCTTTATgatcatgaagaagagatataGCGACGCTTTTTCTGTGCTTCGTCGGGTGTATCCATCGTCATCTAACGATCTCATAGAGGCAAACATTAAAGAACTGTCAGATTTAAACTCATCTGTTCCTGGTAATAGTACTTGGCGAAAGATTGTCAATGGTAATAGAATGCTTTTTCTGGTTCCTTCAAATAGACGGGCACTCTTTATAGGCTGCAGTCTTCAAGCTGTCCAGCAGTTTGTAGGATTCAATGCAATCATGTATTTTTCAGGAACGATTTTTGAGATGCTTGGATATCGCAACTCCATTAGTGTCAGCTGCGTTATCGCAGGTACCAATTTTATCTTCACCGTGGTGTCGTTGTTTGCCATAGACAAAGTTGGAAGGCGTAacattcttctcattaCTATGCCATTCTTATTTTCTACTCAACTTCTATCCGCGTTCTCATTCAAACATTTGAATATAGATGTGACTACAAACAAGGCCGATACCCTTAGTGGTTGGGACTATATGGTTATGTTAGCACTAATTGGATTTGTTGCCTCATACGCGACAGGATTGGGTAACGTTCCTTGGCAACAATCCGAACTATTTCCTCAATCTGTAAGAGGATTGGGATCGTCCTTCACTACAGGAACCAACTGGTTCGGTTCAATGGTCGTATCGGCCTCATTTCTTACGTTGATGAGATGGCTGACACCTTCAGGCacgtttcttctttttgcaAGCGTCACAGCTATCTCTTTCGTAGTGATTTATTTCACGTATCCGGAATTGGGTGCTCTacaattggaagaagttgagcAGCTTCTCAGTGATGGATACAACGTCACGAAAAGCATCAAATTGCACGAAGCCAGAAAATAGGCCAGTGATCATGTACAATAATACAATACCAATACAGCTATTATTACAAATCTTAATATATTTACAGTTAGCAGACTCGCAACGAATCAATCGTACTTCTTCTTACGAATCCACTCGCTGCCTATCAGTTCTGCACCGCAACACTCAGCTAAACGGAACCACGAAGCAGCTCTGAACAAGTCCCTTTTAACACCATTAAGTCTTTTGTTGGTCCACATCTTTCCAGCTTCACACATTGCATCACAGTAGCCAAGACTGCCTGAAAGCTCAAAGAATTGCAAACTCTGCTTCGTGTCCATTCTACAACCCCAACCATGTAGATATGCCTGACCAATctcaaagaaaattgaacTCTGGGGTTCTTTAGGCCTTAACAGAGTACCACCTTTTCCGAGCTCGTCTAAAATAATCTTTGGATTCACTTTGAAGTGGTAAGCTTTGTCTGCTACAATGCCACCTGACTTGCAAATCCACAAAAATGAAAGACGCTTGTCTTTAATCACACCATAACCATATCTCAGGGAGAGTCCAAATAGGAACATAGCTTCAGCATTACCCTGATTGGCGGCCACTTGTAACTGGTAGGCAGCTTCCTTGCTCTGACCAGATTTACGTAGGGCGATAGCCATAGAGACTCGGGATTCCGGTGTAAGCGACGAGTTTGTCTTCGTTTGAGATTGCATGGTCGAAGGACAAGAGTTACGCATAGCCAGGGGTGAAATAGGAATAGGAGGTGGTTGAACTAAGGGTTCCTTACTTATAGTTTGTGTGCTCAAAGAAACATTATTGCTTTGTGCATATGCACTGTGATGTGAATCGACACTTCTCTCAGGTTTATGCAAGGAAGTAGCTGGAGAAAATGACACCAATGGTGGTAAAGTATTGGTGAGAAAGAGAGGTCTGAAAGGAGATACAGGCAGTCTAGGAAGTCTTGATTGTGACCGGACATCAGGAAGTGGAATAGGGAAAGAATGAGAAGCATTAGCAGTGTGCATTCTGGAAGGAGACGAAGAAGGGTGAATAAGTTGACGATAAACgtgaagaggagaagatttcGCAGAAGAACCAAGAGGATCTGATTGTGACGCATGAGGAGGCTTTGGCGAAGGATCAGCAGGCGCCACATCAAGGGACATATTAAACAAACTGGGCACAGAAGGGGTTCTAAGAAGCGAGTTTGCCCGCTCTCGTTGATAATTCAAGTTATCTATAACTATTTTAGCTTTCATTTGATCCATGGCCTCACGAGAATGCAAAACAATGGGGCCCTGTGAGGTGGGTGTAAGAACGGTATCTGAATGGGCCTGCTTACCGCTACTGCAGTAATCGGAAATTCCAGTTATGGGACTTGGCGCAGTGGCATGATAAAATTTGTGATGGAAAGTCTTTGCCAACGGTGAGTCCGGACAGCTAGCTTTACGCTTGACTAAAGTAGTGGTATCAACAGGATTAGAAAATGAATGCATATGACCAAATCCACGTACAGGTTTCTGCAAACCATTACGGGGAGGCGTAATTGGAGCCACTGCGggtgatgaagatgtgATATCATGATGTTCGTAGAACGGGGTACTCTGGGTGACCTCTGTGTCATTGATAGACGAGAAAAGCGTGTCCCTCTCGTCCATCTCCGTAGAATTACTGATAGTGTCGTCGCCACTAGCAGAGGTTGCctgaggagaaggaagaaaactgtcatcgtcttcatcattttcttcctcaccATCGGAAACACGCATGATATGAATGGATTGTACGTCAGCTCGAGAAACCAGTACTGGTGCATCATTACGCACACGGTTGACAGTGTTACCCATGGCTTTGGCGGAGTTAGCAGCCGAATTAACAAACTTCTTACGCTTCAGAGAGTTCAACAAAGGACGCAAAGAACGAAATTGACTGGCAGGAATGGATATCGAAGTGGGATCGATTGGTGATGGTTGCTGGAGGGTAGACCTACGGGTAAGCGAGATgttatcatcttcaccatcGTATACGGCTTCCCACTCAGCATCATCCAATCTTAGCTTAGCTAAAAGGCCTCCAGTAGTGGAACTCGATTCTGTAGATAACAAACTGCTGAGGCTTTGCCTGCTgacatttttcaaattaAAAGAACCATTGAACGTATCTGAGTTACTGCTTGACGGTGTAGTGGTCGAATTTGAGGAAAGAGTGGTGTCGACAGTACTCGAAGAAGAGTAAGATCTGTCAGCAATGGCCTGAGTAACACTGTTTCTGTGATCGGCAGCTTGACGACGCGACGATAATTCTAACTGTTCGAGGGGTGAAACGTCTGTGAGCTGTTCTTTCTGTTGAAAGCGAGGGAAGTGAGACATAATGAAACAAGAAGCGGAAAAATaaagagcaaagaaaaaagaaagctaAAAGCGATGAATAAGAGAATGAATGTGGTGATGGTGGTCACCAGATGAAACAAGACAAGGGAACACACTATGCAGACAGGAAGGAACAAATTAAACTAAATTCGGCCACTAGGTCTTTATTCTTGGATTTGTACTTGACGCGAAGCCCCTCGAGGATAATaaattttcttcatacGATGAGGCATCTAAGGTTAGCGGGTTCTTTCGATTTCCTGATTAAGAAGTATTTTAAATCATGATGAATAGAGGATTAATTTATTACATTCACTATTAAAAAGATATGACAAATGAagtagaaagaagagcGAGAAATATATACCTTGTAGAATTAGCGTTTAAAgtacttcttctcaagaATTCTGCAAGGTGGATAAGCAACTCCAGTGAACACTAGAGAACACCAGATAGCCACATCTCCACCATACTCGCCAATTTTAATGGCAATTGGGCCTATATAATAGGCTTGACACATACCCACAACGGCACCAGCTGCACCACAGCAGAATGCAAAAGATGCAGCATAACCATGAGTGAGCTTATCCTTAGTGTTCCAGTCAGCCCAATTGAAGTTGCTTTTCGATCCTCTGAATatcatctcttcaaatatgATAGTTCCAAAAATAATAATCCAGTAACCGATCATAGGTAAGAAATTGTTCAAGTAGTTGGAAAGAGTGTTCCTACCGCAAACAGAGCAGACCAAACAAATAATGAAACCAACGACAGTGAGGAACCATCTTGGGagtctgaagaagaaactatGAATCACCTGAACCGAAAGAGGCATCGAATaaagattcaagatattgttggtgaataaagaaaggaaaagaatcacTAAAATGAAGTCTCCTCCACCGTTCCATCTCGAGAGAGCCTGCTTCAAGAGTCCACCGTTACCATAATTATCATAAGCAGTTTGGTATGCCGGATTGGAAAGCCAAGCAGATGCAATACAGATAGCTAAAGAACCAACAAATGCAGAAGGAACAAAAATACCGACAAATGTAACACTAAAAGTGAGCCAGGAAGATGTTTTTTCAGGGAAAAGAATATAGTAGTCGCTAGCAATAGATCCCCAACCAGCGTTGATACCAAAGCAAAcggcaaagaaagaaagacagTTGCCAGCAACAGTGACGGAATCTCCCACGGAAGGAGTAAAGTTATCAAAGTCTTTACCGGCACAAATAAAGGTaagtaagaagaatatgagcAACGGCACACTCATATACTTTTCACACTTGTGAACAAACCGAATACCCACAATTGCAACGATACCAGATAGTACCGAGATGATGACAATACCAATCTCTATAGGACATTTACCATGAGAAATGGCATTAAGAATCTGACCACCAAACACACAGTTGATGACACTAAAACCACACACGGAAATGAAGTTGAGGAGAGAGCAAAAACGAGAGAAATAccaaccaaagaaaaaccTTGAGCCAACCATCTGTCTCAAACCAGATTTGGGGCCCAAGGTAGAGGTGAATGCAGCAACTAACGCACCGAAGCAAGCCCCAAATAAACCAGAGATCATAGAATCTTTCAAAGACAATCCTAATAGAATAGGACCAAGGAAAAAACCAGAAGCAGAGGTCAAAGAGCCAGTACCGGAACAccaaaggaagaacatGTTCAATTTGGACATATTGTAATCACGCTCCTCCGGTGGGACACGCTCGATACCACGAGCTTCAGCACCAAGGGCATCAAGTTTAGCAGAGAAGGCTTTAAAACTTCTGGAAACTGAGCTGAAGCCTGATTTGGACTCATCGTTACAGACGACAACTTCGGCTGTCTGCTGACTGAAATAAGTCTTATCAGTATCACTGAGCGAATTTCCATGAGCATTTTTTTCCATGTTTGTTTCGGACATTTGAAGTGAACGAAGGTAGGTAGTAAAGTCACTAAGAATATTATGCTATTCATCAACCCCTCAACATACGGACTACTACTATTCTTATATACTTGTACCTATAGTTAACCTTGATTAGGTTTTCTCAAACCTCCCACGCGATATCACttgttgaaaaatttaacAATGAAACCAGAGTCATCTCGCGGTTCCTACTAGCTTTTTCGAGGTGATAGGACCGGTCCGCAATGAGGCGGAAGTCCCCGGTCGCGATGGAGATCTCCGCattgttctcttctccGATAAGCTAGGTGAAACTGAATAGAGAGACGAACCAGTAATCTCTGCCCAATCCTACACTTATCATTACGTATAAGAGTAGACCAATTGCTAGATAGATGGTTGTTGATACAGgtgttctttcttcagTTATTGATCGATCATGGCTAAGACAGTTCTCACAGGTGGTGATATTCTCACTttagatgaagaagacagTATTCTTACCCATCACTGTATCGTCGTGGATCAAGAAACAGGCCTTATAGAGAAAATTGTTCCTGAAGATCAATATACTGCggcagatgatgataccgTTGTCGACTGCACAGATCAGGTGGTTATGCCTGGCTTGGTGGATATGCATTTTCACAGTGCCGTGGCGAGGGGTTGGAATGACTTCATGCCCTTAAAGGAATACTTAGAGGAATGTTGGTATCCTTCTATTAGAGCTTTAGATGATGAGAGCTGTTACTGGGTTGCATTGGCAAGTTACTTAGAGGCCATTAAATCTGGTACAACTCATGTCAACGATATGTACAGATTTGTTGGTTCTTTGGCAAAGGCAGCCCAAGAAATTGGAATTAGAGCCACCCTTTGTAATGATGTCGCTCTTCCTGAGAATGAAATAGATACCTTAGATGATGCTAGAGAGTCGATTACCAAGTACAACGACCTCGCTAATGGACGTATCAAGGTCAGAGTCGGTATTGAGTGGTTGCCACTTGCAGATAAGCAGATGCTTGTTGAGGCCAGAGAATTGGCCGATGAGTTGCACACCGGTATCCATATTCATTTGAACGAGAGTCCTGTGGAAGTGGAAATTGTTAAAAAGCAGTCCGGTGGGTTGGGACCTGCTGAGTTGGCTTACGAGGCGGGAATATTGGGTCCCGATTGTATTGCCGCTCATTGTGTTCACCTCAGTGATCGTGAGATCGGGTTGATGGCTAAAACACATACTTTCATTTCCCACAACCCGTCATCCAACGCTAAACTTGGTAACGGTATTGCTAGGCTATTTGAATGGCAAAAAGCTGGTGTTACAGTCGGCTTGGGTCATGATGCTGCTGAGTGTAACAACTCAAGAGACATGTTTGAGGTGATGAAATTCTGCTCTTTGATCCATAGAGCCAATTTGCAGGATCCAACGGTTTTGCAGGCAAAGCAAGTTTTGAAGATGTGCTGTATCAACGGTAATATCGGTCTTAACTATACTAAAAATAAGGATGAAGTTCCTGTCAAAATTGGTCTTTTGAAAGAGGGCTACAAGGGAGATATCATTACTCTTGATATTATGAATGAGAAGTTTATTCCTATAACAAGAGGTACTGATCCGGAGCATTACTACAGTAATATCGTTTTCTCCTGCAATGGAAGTGTTGTTAGAAGTAGCGTTATTGACGGTCAGCTAGTCATGAAGGACAGAAAAATGACCAACATTAATGAAAGGCAGGTTATTGAGAAGGCCAATTACTACTtcaacaaaatcaagaatACAATCCATAAATGAAGAGTCGAGTGACTGAATTCTACTTTGATAATCTATAAGTTATGAatatttttattttgtaTTGTTTAAAGTTAACGGAAATCCCCGCTCGTTTAAGATTGATAGGTAGATAGATAACGGTTCAAGAGAGATAACCTAATGATAATGATTTTCCAATCAACGTTGGGGGATTTCCTTGGCGCAAATGTCCTATCAATGCGGCAATGTCCTTTTCATACACCTTCAGAAAATACCTATTAAATTCCTAATTGAGAAAATCATGAAGCAAGAAGAGACAAACAGTTTCATATGCGAGATGAACAGATATTGCCTCACAATTAGGCATCGGCCTACCTAACGGTGCATGAATATATTGCCAGTCACAATATTCTTAGACCTTTGTAAAATTGATGCCTCCATGAAGTAGACCAGAAAAGTTCAGCTTAATGAAACCCACTATTTCATAAGTgaaattcaaaaaagacTGAAATTTAGAACACTTGTCACAGCACTGAAATC is a window encoding:
- a CDS encoding uncharacterized protein (BUSCO:EOG093410UO) — its product is MVDVSCSCGRREAQIMCFEHAKGKKLECDDECLREQRNNTLFAAFNLGDSKTEGPLTLVSPELLAQRLAVDNTYTPEVLALYSKQPVWCTSIELIFSNLVLGKLSRNSHHFSPMKMVQRQFVHELADAYNVFSESQDPEPKRSVFVKTSKESRRPTLSLKESLTVMRQVKQVEEEKAKHQQLVYALSERQNSQPPEEREHYNALAIRDVFFGITRDKLEEATNDLWQDRTVLTKIQNCELKWIPDNTFVFYSDSYQEKSRVEEAELEILCDLFERRLKERNLAMRCCLARIDDTASIVYEFKGENNRERRTLKNDHDGYDDEAPSELQDEKPIDKSSFDWW
- a CDS encoding uncharacterized protein (EggNog:ENOG41), giving the protein MSHFPRFQQKEQLTDVSPLEQLELSSRRQAADHRNSVTQAIADRSYSSSSTVDTTLSSNSTTTPSSSNSDTFNGSFNLKNVSRQSLSSLLSTESSSTTGGLLAKLRLDDAEWEAVYDGEDDNISLTRRSTLQQPSPIDPTSISIPASQFRSLRPLLNSLKRKKFVNSAANSAKAMGNTVNRVRNDAPVLVSRADVQSIHIMRVSDGEEENDEDDDSFLPSPQATSASGDDTISNSTEMDERDTLFSSINDTEVTQSTPFYEHHDITSSSPAVAPITPPRNGLQKPVRGFGHMHSFSNPVDTTTLVKRKASCPDSPLAKTFHHKFYHATAPSPITGISDYCSSGKQAHSDTVLTPTSQGPIVLHSREAMDQMKAKIVIDNLNYQRERANSLLRTPSVPSLFNMSLDVAPADPSPKPPHASQSDPLGSSAKSSPLHVYRQLIHPSSSPSRMHTANASHSFPIPLPDVRSQSRLPRLPVSPFRPLFLTNTLPPLVSFSPATSLHKPERSVDSHHSAYAQSNNVSLSTQTISKEPLVQPPPIPISPLAMRNSCPSTMQSQTKTNSSLTPESRVSMAIALRKSGQSKEAAYQLQVAANQGNAEAMFLFGLSLRYGYGVIKDKRLSFLWICKSGGIVADKAYHFKVNPKIILDELGKGGTLLRPKEPQSSIFFEIGQAYLHGWGCRMDTKQSLQFFELSGSLGYCDAMCEAGKMWTNKRLNGVKRDLFRAASWFRLAECCGAELIGSEWIRKKKYD
- a CDS encoding uncharacterized protein (EggNog:ENOG41), producing MSETNMEKNAHGNSLSDTDKTYFSQQTAEVVVCNDESKSGFSSVSRSFKAFSAKLDALGAEARGIERVPPEERDYNMSKLNMFFLWCSGTGSLTSASGFFLGPILLGLSLKDSMISGLFGACFGALVAAFTSTLGPKSGLRQMVGSRFFFGWYFSRFCSLLNFISVCGFSVINCVFGGQILNAISHGKCPIEIGIVIISVLSGIVAIVGIRFVHKCEKYMSVPLLIFFLLTFICAGKDFDNFTPSVGDSVTVAGNCLSFFAVCFGINAGWGSIASDYYILFPEKTSSWLTFSVTFVGIFVPSAFVGSLAICIASAWLSNPAYQTAYDNYGNGGLLKQALSRWNGGGDFILVILFLSLFTNNILNLYSMPLSVQVIHSFFFRLPRWFLTVVGFIICLVCSVCGRNTLSNYLNNFLPMIGYWIIIFGTIIFEEMIFRGSKSNFNWADWNTKDKLTHGYAASFAFCCGAAGAVVGMCQAYYIGPIAIKIGEYGGDVAIWCSLVFTGVAYPPCRILEKKYFKR